From a single Fusobacterium ulcerans ATCC 49185 genomic region:
- a CDS encoding dTDP-glucose 4,6-dehydratase, which produces MKTYLVTGAAGFIGTNFVKYILEKYEEEIRIVVLDKLTYAGNIENIQEEIDSKKIDFVKGDICNRELVEDIFSRYEIDYVVNFAAESHVDRSISNPQIFLETNILGTQNLLEVSKKFWIIGKDGNGYPVYKEGKKFLHISTDEVYGSLSKDYTEAKELVLDNRVKKVAEGRKNLKTYGDKFFTEETPLDPRSPYSASKTSSDMIVRAYAETYKFPMNITRCSNNYGPYQFPEKLIPLIIKNILEGKKLPVYGDGSNVRDWLYVKDHNKAVDMVINSGRLGEVYNIGGFNEEKNINIVKLTIDTIAKIMKEEPEYRKVLKTDVENISYDLISYVQDRLGHDARYAIDPEKIVTELGWYPETSFDEGIEKTIRWYLDNQEWIEKILSK; this is translated from the coding sequence ATGAAGACATATCTTGTAACAGGGGCAGCAGGCTTCATAGGAACAAACTTTGTAAAATATATACTTGAAAAATATGAAGAAGAAATAAGAATAGTAGTTCTGGATAAACTTACTTATGCAGGAAATATAGAAAATATACAAGAGGAAATAGACTCTAAAAAGATAGACTTTGTAAAAGGAGATATTTGTAACAGAGAATTGGTGGAAGATATATTTTCCAGATATGAAATAGACTATGTAGTAAATTTTGCAGCAGAATCTCATGTAGACAGAAGTATATCAAATCCACAGATATTCTTGGAAACAAATATATTGGGAACACAAAATCTGTTGGAAGTATCTAAGAAATTCTGGATTATAGGAAAAGATGGAAATGGATACCCTGTATATAAAGAAGGAAAGAAATTTCTGCATATATCTACAGATGAAGTATATGGTTCATTATCAAAGGACTATACAGAAGCAAAAGAGCTTGTGCTTGATAATAGAGTAAAGAAAGTAGCAGAAGGAAGAAAGAATCTGAAAACATATGGAGATAAATTCTTTACAGAGGAAACACCATTGGATCCTAGATCACCATATTCAGCCTCAAAAACATCAAGCGATATGATAGTAAGAGCATATGCAGAAACATATAAATTTCCAATGAATATAACAAGATGTTCAAATAACTATGGACCATATCAGTTTCCAGAAAAGCTGATACCACTTATTATAAAAAATATACTGGAAGGCAAGAAACTGCCAGTATATGGAGATGGAAGCAATGTAAGAGACTGGCTTTATGTAAAAGACCATAATAAAGCAGTGGATATGGTAATAAATAGTGGAAGATTAGGGGAAGTGTATAATATTGGCGGTTTTAATGAAGAAAAGAATATAAATATAGTAAAACTAACAATAGATACTATAGCTAAGATAATGAAAGAGGAACCAGAGTACAGAAAGGTATTAAAAACTGATGTAGAAAATATATCATATGATTTGATAAGCTATGTACAGGATAGACTGGGTCATGATGCAAGATATGCAATAGATCCAGAGAAGATAGTAACAGAATTAGGGTGGTATCCAGAAACATCTTTTGATGAAGGAATAGAAAAGACAATAAGATGGTATTTGGATAATCAGGAATGGATAGAGAAAATTTTGAGTAAATAA
- a CDS encoding dTDP-4-amino-4,6-dideoxyglucose formyltransferase, whose translation MKILVITDNEYIFQNFLLIIKNEKYKNFKFSFRYSSKNTSMKEKYLDSEIFKAINVKEEVEDIIKNYDMVFSLHCKQIFPAKLVNALKCINIHPGLNPYNRGWFPQVFSILNKLDCGVTIHYMDEYLDHGKILFQEKVNMYDWDTSLSLYNRIQNKEIELLEKNLYDILTKNIEGFKVEEGNINTLNDFKKLCEIDLDEKITMREAIDKLRALSHGEYKNAYFITDNEKVYVQLFLEKEEKK comes from the coding sequence ATGAAGATATTAGTTATAACAGATAATGAGTATATTTTTCAAAATTTTTTACTAATAATAAAAAATGAAAAATACAAAAATTTTAAATTTTCATTTAGATACTCTTCAAAAAATACTAGTATGAAGGAAAAATATTTAGATTCAGAAATATTCAAAGCTATAAATGTGAAAGAAGAAGTTGAAGATATAATAAAAAATTATGATATGGTATTTTCTTTACATTGCAAGCAGATATTTCCAGCTAAACTTGTAAATGCTTTAAAATGTATAAATATTCATCCAGGACTTAACCCTTATAATAGGGGATGGTTTCCTCAAGTATTTTCAATATTAAATAAGCTAGATTGTGGAGTAACTATACATTATATGGATGAATATTTAGATCATGGAAAAATATTATTTCAAGAAAAAGTAAATATGTATGATTGGGATACCTCTCTATCATTATATAACAGAATTCAAAATAAGGAAATAGAACTTCTTGAAAAAAATCTTTATGATATTTTGACAAAAAATATTGAAGGATTTAAAGTAGAAGAAGGAAATATAAACACTTTAAATGATTTTAAAAAATTGTGTGAGATTGATTTAGATGAGAAAATTACTATGAGAGAAGCAATAGATAAATTAAGGGCTTTATCTCATGGAGAGTATAAAAATGCATATTTTATAACAGATAATGAAAAAGTCTATGTACAATTATTTTTAGAAAAAGAGGAGAAAAAATGA
- a CDS encoding glycogen synthase, whose amino-acid sequence MKVLFAAGEAWPFVKTGGLGDVAYSLPKALKKEKIDVRVILPKYSAIPDKYKEMMQHLGDKQIWVAHHNEYVGIDYCELDGITYYFVDNERYFNRSRIYGEGDDCERFAFFSKAIIETFYITGFEPDIIHCNDWHTGLVPIYLKERGMYNIKTIFTIHNLRFQGFFYNDVIEKTLEIDRGRYFVEDGIKYYDMISFLKGGVVYSDYITTVSNSYAEEIKTPELGEGLDGLFRKFDYKLKGIVNGIDGTVYKLPRKGKKRLKSELQESLGLNQDPDAPLVSIITRLDRQKGIDLIIDSFDRLMKLGIQFVLLGNGEPKYEDFFKWKERQYPGRVCSYIGFNQPLSMEIYSGSDMFLMPSIFEPCGLSQMIAMRYSCVPIVRETGGLKDTVTPYNEYTGEGDGFGFKNISSDELYKTLEYAISIYKDKDKWEKIVKSAKARDNNWNTSAKKYISLYNEITK is encoded by the coding sequence ATGAAAGTACTTTTTGCAGCAGGAGAAGCATGGCCTTTTGTTAAAACAGGAGGTCTTGGTGATGTAGCTTACTCACTGCCAAAAGCATTAAAAAAAGAAAAAATAGATGTGAGGGTAATATTGCCTAAATATAGTGCTATTCCTGATAAATATAAGGAAATGATGCAGCATTTAGGAGATAAACAGATATGGGTGGCTCATCATAATGAATATGTAGGAATAGATTATTGTGAACTTGATGGTATAACTTACTATTTTGTTGATAATGAAAGATACTTTAATAGAAGCAGAATCTATGGTGAAGGTGATGACTGTGAAAGATTTGCATTCTTTTCTAAAGCCATCATAGAAACATTCTATATCACAGGATTTGAACCAGATATAATCCACTGTAACGACTGGCACACTGGATTGGTTCCTATCTACTTAAAAGAAAGAGGAATGTATAATATAAAAACTATTTTCACTATTCACAATTTAAGATTTCAAGGTTTCTTCTATAATGATGTAATAGAAAAAACTTTAGAAATAGATAGAGGAAGATATTTTGTTGAAGATGGAATCAAATATTATGATATGATTTCTTTCTTAAAAGGTGGAGTTGTATATTCTGACTACATCACTACTGTGAGCAATTCATATGCTGAAGAGATAAAAACTCCTGAACTTGGTGAAGGATTAGATGGCCTATTCAGAAAATTTGATTATAAACTGAAAGGTATTGTTAATGGAATAGATGGAACTGTATATAAGCTTCCTAGAAAAGGAAAGAAAAGATTGAAGTCTGAACTTCAAGAAAGCTTAGGCCTTAATCAGGATCCTGATGCTCCTTTAGTTTCTATTATCACTAGATTAGACAGACAAAAGGGAATAGATCTGATTATAGACAGCTTTGACAGATTAATGAAATTAGGTATCCAGTTTGTCCTTCTTGGAAATGGAGAGCCTAAATATGAAGATTTCTTTAAATGGAAAGAAAGACAGTACCCTGGAAGAGTCTGCTCATATATTGGATTTAATCAGCCTTTATCTATGGAGATATACAGTGGATCAGATATGTTTCTGATGCCTTCTATCTTTGAACCTTGCGGCCTTTCTCAAATGATTGCTATGAGATACAGCTGTGTTCCTATTGTTAGAGAAACAGGTGGATTAAAAGATACAGTCACTCCTTACAATGAATATACTGGAGAAGGAGATGGATTTGGTTTTAAAAATATAAGCAGTGATGAATTATACAAAACTCTGGAATACGCAATTTCTATTTATAAAGACAAAGATAAGTGGGAAAAAATTGTAAAAAGTGCTAAAGCTAGAGATAATAATTGGAATACATCTGCTAAAAAATATATTTCACTTTATAACGAAATTACAAAATAG
- the glgB gene encoding 1,4-alpha-glucan branching protein GlgB: MERELDVYLFHRGEHREVYNYMGAHLNKNSVIFRVWAPHAKSVAVVGDFNEWTGYNHMMKRINNEGIWELEIPNLKKLEKYKYRVEGADGRVEMKADPYAFYSEMRPNTASIIYDIPKFKWADKRWLNKRTTGLDKPINIYEVHLGSWKRGIHGEWLNYKDSAIMLAEYLKEMNYTHIEIMPINEYPLDASWGYQATGYYSVTSRYGTPEDFMFLVNLMHKNNIGVILDWVPGHFCKDAHGLYRFDGTPTYEYLDSRIGENKEWGTCNFDVTRNEVKSFLISNLTYWFKEFHIDGVRMDAVANMLYLSYGKDGEDDLRNKYGGKENLGAVDFFKELNSVVHDDFPDVLVIAEDSTAWPNVTKHPIDGGLGFDSKWNMGWMNDTLKYFSIDPIFRYQHHGKLTFSFMYAFSENYVLPLSHDEVVHGKKSIIEKMPGYYEDKLAHTRSLYSYQIAHPGKKLNFMGNEFAHGLEWRFYESLEWHLLEQNTGNKEVQAYVKALNTLYLEDKSLWEDSWDTFEWIEHENYTENMLAFLRKTKDFKEHLIVVFNFSGEDRKKYKIGVPENKIYNVILNSDDKKFGGKGTAKKKTYKPIDKSWNYREQHIELDIPRNTVIFLKTEKVEKKKGGVKGKGNGKEAVIETTVTKSSTKKENKKLAK, translated from the coding sequence ATGGAGAGAGAACTAGATGTGTATCTTTTTCATAGAGGAGAACACAGAGAAGTATATAACTATATGGGAGCACATTTAAATAAAAATTCAGTTATATTCAGAGTATGGGCCCCTCATGCTAAATCAGTTGCTGTTGTTGGAGATTTCAATGAATGGACTGGTTATAACCATATGATGAAAAGAATAAATAATGAAGGCATATGGGAACTTGAAATACCAAATCTTAAAAAACTGGAAAAATATAAATATAGAGTAGAAGGTGCTGATGGAAGAGTGGAAATGAAAGCTGATCCTTATGCCTTTTATTCTGAAATGAGACCTAATACAGCTTCTATTATCTATGATATTCCTAAATTCAAGTGGGCAGATAAAAGATGGCTGAATAAAAGAACTACTGGATTAGATAAACCAATTAATATATATGAAGTGCATTTAGGTTCTTGGAAGAGAGGAATCCATGGAGAATGGCTGAACTATAAAGATTCTGCTATTATGCTTGCTGAATATCTAAAAGAAATGAACTATACTCACATTGAGATAATGCCTATAAATGAATATCCTCTTGATGCTTCTTGGGGATATCAGGCTACTGGATATTACTCAGTTACAAGCAGATATGGAACGCCAGAAGACTTTATGTTTCTTGTAAACCTTATGCATAAAAATAATATTGGAGTCATTTTAGACTGGGTGCCTGGACATTTCTGTAAAGATGCTCATGGACTCTATAGATTTGATGGAACTCCAACTTATGAGTATTTAGATTCAAGAATTGGAGAAAATAAAGAATGGGGTACTTGCAACTTTGATGTTACAAGAAATGAAGTTAAAAGTTTTTTAATATCTAACCTTACTTACTGGTTCAAAGAATTCCATATAGATGGTGTAAGAATGGATGCAGTAGCTAATATGCTCTACCTATCATATGGAAAAGATGGAGAAGATGATTTAAGAAATAAATATGGTGGAAAAGAAAATCTAGGTGCTGTGGATTTCTTTAAAGAATTAAATTCTGTTGTGCATGATGATTTCCCAGATGTTCTTGTAATAGCAGAAGACTCTACTGCATGGCCTAATGTTACTAAACACCCTATTGATGGTGGACTTGGATTTGACAGCAAATGGAATATGGGATGGATGAATGATACACTTAAATATTTTAGTATAGATCCTATATTCAGATATCAACATCATGGAAAGCTGACTTTCTCATTTATGTATGCTTTCTCTGAAAATTATGTACTCCCTCTATCACATGATGAAGTAGTACATGGTAAAAAATCAATAATTGAAAAAATGCCTGGATATTATGAAGATAAACTAGCTCATACTAGATCTCTTTATTCTTATCAAATAGCTCATCCTGGAAAAAAATTAAATTTTATGGGAAATGAATTTGCTCATGGGCTTGAATGGAGATTTTATGAATCTCTTGAATGGCATCTATTAGAGCAAAATACTGGAAATAAAGAAGTACAGGCTTATGTAAAAGCTTTAAATACACTTTATCTTGAAGATAAATCTCTATGGGAAGACAGCTGGGATACATTTGAATGGATAGAACATGAAAATTATACTGAAAATATGCTTGCCTTTCTAAGAAAAACAAAAGATTTCAAAGAACATTTAATAGTAGTCTTTAACTTTTCTGGTGAAGACAGAAAAAAATACAAAATTGGAGTACCAGAAAATAAAATATATAATGTTATCCTAAACAGTGATGACAAAAAATTTGGTGGAAAGGGAACTGCTAAAAAGAAAACATACAAACCTATTGACAAGAGCTGGAACTATAGAGAACAGCATATAGAATTGGATATCCCTAGAAACACAGTAATTTTTTTAAAAACTGAAAAGGTTGAAAAGAAAAAAGGAGGAGTAAAGGGAAAAGGGAATGGGAAAGAAGCAGTAATAGAAACAACTGTAACAAAATCATCAACTAAAAAAGAAAATAAAAAGTTAGCCAAATAG
- the glgD gene encoding glucose-1-phosphate adenylyltransferase subunit GlgD, whose product MLNNYMAIIFLAESLDNIRSLTKMRPLASVPVGGTYRIIDFALSNLVNAGIRNVGIFGGNEDMNSLTDHIGRGTEWDLDRKKDGIFIFKQMADSTYSTNVKRVKKNMEYFFRSKQQNVVILSSHMVCNIDIADVVKKHEESGKDVTLVYKKVDNANERFDNCDSVKVGENGEILGIGQNLFFKKDENISMETFIIKKELLIKLICDGIQDGAYYTVKDLISRNVARLSINGYEFKGYLACINSTKEYFDFNMDLLNKETRDDIFNKDGRKIYTKTKDTPPSMFKEKAEIVNSVIANGCILGGKVKNSILARGATVEEGAIVEDSILLQDSVVKSGAVLKNIIVDKNNVIKCNERLSASRNYPLVIEKSIKWDKEHYRDLLEYLKGKGRD is encoded by the coding sequence ATGCTAAATAATTATATGGCTATAATATTTTTAGCCGAATCTCTAGATAATATCAGATCTCTTACTAAAATGAGACCTCTGGCATCTGTTCCAGTAGGTGGAACTTATAGAATAATAGATTTTGCTTTATCAAACTTGGTTAATGCTGGAATAAGAAATGTTGGTATTTTTGGTGGAAATGAAGATATGAATTCACTTACTGACCATATTGGTAGAGGTACAGAATGGGATTTAGATAGAAAAAAAGATGGTATATTCATTTTCAAACAAATGGCTGACTCTACTTATTCAACTAATGTAAAAAGAGTTAAAAAGAATATGGAATATTTCTTCCGTAGCAAACAACAAAATGTAGTTATATTAAGTTCTCATATGGTATGTAATATTGATATTGCTGATGTTGTAAAAAAACATGAAGAAAGTGGAAAAGATGTTACTCTTGTATATAAAAAAGTAGACAATGCAAATGAAAGATTTGATAATTGTGACAGTGTAAAAGTTGGAGAAAATGGGGAAATATTAGGAATTGGACAAAATCTTTTCTTTAAAAAAGATGAAAATATTTCTATGGAAACTTTCATTATAAAAAAAGAACTTCTGATAAAATTAATATGTGATGGAATTCAAGATGGAGCTTATTACACAGTAAAAGATCTTATCTCTAGAAATGTAGCTAGATTAAGCATAAATGGCTATGAATTTAAAGGATATTTGGCTTGTATAAATTCAACTAAAGAATATTTCGATTTCAATATGGATCTTCTGAACAAAGAAACTAGAGATGATATATTTAATAAAGATGGAAGAAAAATATATACTAAAACAAAAGATACTCCCCCATCAATGTTTAAAGAAAAAGCTGAAATAGTAAATTCGGTTATAGCTAATGGATGTATTTTAGGTGGAAAAGTTAAAAACTCTATTTTAGCTAGAGGAGCTACAGTTGAAGAGGGAGCTATAGTTGAAGATAGTATTCTTTTACAAGATAGTGTTGTTAAATCTGGAGCTGTATTGAAAAATATAATTGTAGATAAAAATAATGTAATCAAATGTAATGAAAGACTAAGTGCTTCTAGAAATTACCCTTTAGTTATTGAAAAGAGCATCAAATGGGATAAAGAACACTACAGAGATCTTTTAGAATATCTAAAAGGTAAGGGTAGAGATTAG
- the rfbA gene encoding glucose-1-phosphate thymidylyltransferase RfbA, which produces MKGIILAGGSGTRLHPLTRSVSKQILPVYDKPMIYYPLSVLMLAGIKEILLISTPRDIECFRELLGDGKKIGINIEYAVQYKPNGLAEAFIIGEKFIGNDNVALILGDNLFFGQAFSPVIRESAKLKIGAEIFGYLVKNPKEYGVVEFDDNRNVLSLEEKPEKPKSKYAIPGLYFYDNTVIEKAKGLKPGKRGELEITDLNKLYLMEGNLKVNLLGRGFAWLDTGTHKNLLHASNFIETIQDRQGNYVACIEEIAYKNGWITKKELVELAEPLLKTEYGKYLMEISEEI; this is translated from the coding sequence ATGAAAGGAATAATATTAGCAGGAGGAAGTGGAACAAGACTTCATCCATTAACTAGAAGTGTTTCAAAACAAATACTTCCAGTATATGATAAACCTATGATCTATTATCCACTATCAGTTTTGATGCTGGCAGGAATAAAAGAAATACTTTTAATTTCAACTCCAAGAGATATAGAGTGTTTTAGAGAACTATTAGGGGATGGAAAGAAAATTGGAATAAATATAGAATATGCTGTTCAATATAAGCCAAATGGATTAGCAGAAGCTTTTATAATAGGAGAAAAATTTATAGGAAATGATAATGTAGCTTTAATATTAGGAGATAACCTATTTTTTGGACAAGCTTTTTCACCAGTAATTAGAGAATCAGCAAAATTAAAAATTGGGGCAGAGATTTTTGGATATCTAGTAAAAAATCCAAAAGAATATGGAGTAGTAGAATTTGATGATAATAGAAATGTTCTATCTTTAGAAGAAAAGCCAGAAAAACCAAAATCAAAATATGCAATACCAGGGCTTTATTTTTATGATAATACAGTAATAGAAAAAGCTAAAGGATTAAAACCAGGTAAAAGAGGAGAATTAGAAATAACAGATTTAAATAAATTGTATTTAATGGAAGGAAATTTAAAAGTTAATCTTTTAGGAAGAGGTTTTGCTTGGCTTGATACAGGAACTCACAAAAATTTACTTCATGCTTCTAATTTTATAGAAACTATTCAGGATAGACAAGGGAATTATGTAGCTTGTATAGAAGAGATAGCATACAAAAATGGATGGATAACTAAGAAAGAATTAGTAGAGCTTGCAGAACCATTATTAAAAACAGAATATGGAAAATATCTAATGGAAATAAGTGAGGAGATATAA
- a CDS encoding glucose-1-phosphate adenylyltransferase, with the protein MKKKQIIAMILAGGQGSRLLDLTEKIAKPGVPFGGKYRIIDFTLSNCSNSGIDTVGILTQYEPHILNDHIGRGSPWDLDRMDGGVTVLQPHTKKNDEGGWYKGTANAIYQNIPFIDKYDPENVLILSGDHIYKMDYEKMLKFHKEKDADVTIGVFNVPMKDAPSFGIMNANEDYSIYEFEEKPKQPKSTLASMGIYIFKWSVLKDYLLEDERDPASSNDFGKNIIPNLLNDHKRLFAYPFEGYWKDVGTIESFWDAHMDLLKPDNELNIFDKDWKINTRQGIYPPLYVSDDAVITTSLVDKGCEIEGVVKNSVIFPGVKIGKNSKVINSVIMQDTVIEENVIINKAIIADEVVIKKNTVIGDDTEIAVIGHGRIIKSEVIK; encoded by the coding sequence ATGAAGAAAAAACAAATAATAGCTATGATACTGGCTGGAGGACAAGGAAGCCGTTTATTAGATTTAACTGAAAAAATAGCTAAACCTGGAGTTCCATTTGGTGGAAAATATAGAATCATAGACTTTACTTTAAGTAATTGTTCTAACTCTGGAATAGATACAGTAGGAATACTTACTCAATATGAACCTCATATCCTTAATGATCACATTGGAAGAGGATCACCTTGGGACTTAGATAGAATGGATGGAGGGGTAACTGTACTGCAGCCTCATACTAAAAAAAATGATGAAGGTGGATGGTATAAGGGAACTGCCAATGCTATCTATCAAAATATTCCATTTATAGATAAATATGATCCTGAAAATGTTTTAATTCTTTCAGGAGATCATATATATAAAATGGATTACGAAAAAATGCTTAAATTCCACAAAGAAAAAGATGCTGATGTAACTATTGGGGTATTTAACGTTCCAATGAAAGATGCTCCAAGCTTCGGTATTATGAATGCTAATGAAGATTATTCAATATATGAGTTTGAAGAAAAACCAAAACAGCCAAAGAGTACTCTTGCATCAATGGGAATTTATATTTTTAAATGGAGTGTATTAAAAGATTATCTCCTTGAAGATGAAAGAGATCCTGCTTCAAGCAATGACTTTGGTAAAAATATAATACCTAATCTACTAAATGATCATAAAAGATTGTTTGCATATCCGTTTGAAGGATACTGGAAAGATGTTGGAACTATTGAAAGTTTCTGGGATGCTCATATGGATCTTTTAAAACCAGATAATGAATTAAATATTTTTGATAAAGACTGGAAAATCAATACTCGTCAAGGAATTTATCCTCCTCTGTATGTAAGTGATGATGCTGTAATTACAACTTCACTGGTTGACAAAGGTTGCGAGATAGAAGGTGTAGTTAAAAATTCTGTCATTTTCCCTGGTGTAAAAATTGGAAAAAATAGTAAAGTCATCAATTCTGTAATAATGCAGGATACAGTTATTGAAGAAAATGTTATTATAAACAAAGCAATTATAGCTGATGAAGTAGTTATCAAGAAAAATACAGTTATTGGAGATGATACTGAAATTGCTGTTATTGGTCATGGAAGAATAATAAAAAGCGAAGTTATAAAATAA
- a CDS encoding glycogen/starch/alpha-glucan phosphorylase: MKIEKNELKKQIEKYVKISFGKDITEANEFEIYRALGQAIMEEIAEDWYETKKLYSQKKQAFYLSAEFLMGRALGNNLINLGLLGEVKEVLAEYGIDYNKIEDEEEDSALGNGGLGRLAACFLDSLATLNLPGQGYGIRYRNGIFNQSFKDGYQVEKPETWLKYGDVWSVERPADEVIVSFGDENVRAVPYDMPIIGYGTKNINTLRLWEAHSIIDLDLGKFNQQDYLHATQEKTRAEDISRVLYPNDSTDEGKKLRLKQQYFFVSASLQDILRKFKKIHGRNFDKFAEFTAIQLNDTHPVIAIPELMRLLLDVEGVSWEKAWGIVEKTFSYTNHTILAEALEKWWVGLYEQVVPRVYQITQGINDQLKGFLAEKFPNDPARQGRMAIIQGNMIHMAWLAIYGSHTINGVAALHTEILKKKELKDWYEIYPERFQNKTNGITQRRWLLQSNPQLAKLITELLGDKWITDLSQLKRLEEYVEDEGILRRILEIKHEKKIELVNYLRETQGIEINPNSIFDMQIKRLHEYKRQLLNIFHVIGLYHKLKLNPSMEFNPVTYIYGAKAAPGYLMAKGIIRLINEVAQVVNRDPDINGKLKIVFVENYRVSVAEKLFPAADISEQISTAGKEASGTGNMKFMLNGALTIGTLDGANVEIVEEAGIENNYIFGLKVNEIEEMRTKGYDPHVPYNNIQGLKRIVDSLIDGTFNDLGTGIYGNIHRSLMENAPWQQADQYFVLEDFESYRKAQKTINKEYRDRMGWAKKQLMNIANAGKFSSDRTIKEYADEIWHIEPAKL, from the coding sequence ATGAAAATTGAAAAAAATGAGTTAAAGAAACAAATTGAAAAATATGTAAAGATAAGTTTTGGTAAAGATATAACTGAAGCTAATGAATTTGAAATTTATAGAGCTTTAGGACAGGCTATTATGGAAGAAATCGCTGAAGACTGGTATGAAACAAAAAAACTTTATTCTCAAAAAAAACAGGCTTTTTACCTTTCAGCAGAATTTCTTATGGGTAGAGCATTAGGAAATAATCTTATTAATCTTGGATTATTAGGTGAAGTCAAAGAAGTATTGGCAGAATATGGTATTGATTATAATAAAATAGAAGATGAAGAAGAAGATTCTGCTTTAGGAAATGGTGGATTAGGAAGACTTGCTGCTTGTTTTTTAGATTCTCTTGCTACTCTTAATCTTCCTGGACAAGGATATGGTATCAGATATAGAAATGGTATCTTTAACCAATCATTTAAAGATGGATATCAGGTAGAAAAACCTGAAACATGGCTTAAATATGGGGATGTATGGTCTGTTGAAAGACCAGCTGATGAAGTTATAGTAAGTTTTGGAGATGAAAATGTAAGAGCAGTTCCATATGATATGCCAATAATAGGTTATGGAACTAAAAATATAAATACTTTAAGGCTATGGGAAGCTCATTCTATAATAGACCTTGATCTTGGAAAATTCAATCAACAGGATTATCTTCATGCTACTCAGGAAAAAACTAGAGCAGAAGATATATCAAGAGTTCTTTATCCAAATGACTCAACTGATGAAGGGAAAAAATTAAGATTAAAACAACAGTATTTCTTTGTATCTGCATCATTGCAGGATATTTTAAGAAAATTTAAAAAAATACATGGAAGAAATTTTGATAAATTTGCTGAATTTACAGCAATTCAATTAAATGATACTCACCCTGTTATAGCTATTCCAGAATTAATGAGATTACTTTTAGATGTTGAGGGAGTGTCTTGGGAAAAGGCATGGGGAATAGTTGAAAAAACTTTCTCATATACTAACCATACTATATTGGCTGAGGCACTTGAAAAATGGTGGGTAGGACTTTATGAGCAAGTTGTTCCAAGAGTATATCAAATAACTCAGGGAATAAATGATCAACTAAAAGGATTCCTTGCTGAAAAGTTTCCTAATGATCCAGCTAGACAAGGAAGAATGGCTATTATACAAGGAAATATGATTCATATGGCATGGCTTGCTATATATGGAAGTCATACAATAAATGGAGTTGCTGCTCTTCATACAGAAATTCTTAAAAAGAAAGAATTAAAAGATTGGTATGAAATATACCCTGAAAGATTCCAAAATAAAACTAATGGTATAACACAAAGAAGATGGCTTCTTCAATCAAATCCACAACTGGCAAAGCTTATAACTGAACTCCTTGGAGATAAATGGATTACTGATTTAAGCCAGTTAAAAAGATTAGAAGAATATGTTGAAGATGAAGGAATTTTAAGAAGAATTTTAGAAATCAAACACGAGAAAAAAATAGAATTAGTTAATTATTTGAGAGAAACTCAAGGGATAGAAATTAATCCAAATTCTATATTTGATATGCAGATAAAAAGACTTCATGAATATAAAAGACAGCTTTTAAATATATTCCATGTTATAGGTCTATATCATAAATTAAAATTAAATCCATCTATGGAATTTAATCCAGTTACTTATATCTATGGAGCAAAGGCTGCTCCAGGGTATCTTATGGCTAAAGGTATAATCAGACTCATCAATGAAGTTGCTCAGGTCGTAAACAGAGATCCTGATATAAATGGAAAATTAAAAATAGTATTTGTTGAAAACTATAGAGTATCAGTAGCAGAAAAATTATTCCCAGCAGCAGATATTTCTGAACAGATATCTACAGCAGGAAAAGAAGCTTCTGGAACTGGAAATATGAAATTTATGCTGAATGGTGCTTTAACTATTGGAACTCTAGATGGAGCTAATGTGGAAATAGTAGAAGAAGCAGGAATAGAAAATAACTATATTTTTGGATTAAAAGTTAATGAAATAGAAGAAATGAGAACAAAGGGATATGATCCTCATGTTCCATATAACAATATTCAAGGATTAAAAAGAATAGTTGATTCACTGATTGATGGTACTTTCAACGATCTTGGAACTGGAATCTATGGAAATATTCATAGATCTCTTATGGAAAATGCTCCTTGGCAACAAGCTGACCAATACTTTGTATTAGAGGATTTTGAATCTTACAGAAAAGCTCAAAAGACTATTAATAAAGAATACAGAGATAGAATGGGATGGGCTAAAAAACAGCTTATGAATATTGCTAATGCAGGAAAATTCTCATCTGACAGAACTATAAAGGAATATGCAGATGAAATATGGCATATAGAACCAGCTAAATTATAA